One Pseudomonadota bacterium genomic window, AGGCGGCGCTCAGCAACGTAAGTCCCTTATACGTTCCTATCTCGAGATAGCACTCATTGTCTTCCATGTGCGCAACCAGGCAGTTCAGGAAGTTGCAGACCCTGGGGCTGGACAGCCCTTCAACCTCGACAAGGGCACGCGCCCCGGCGAAATCGTTGTGTTGCTCTAGTACCTCTCCACAGGGGAGATGACCGTTTCAGGCGGCGAGGTGCTGAGTCTGGGTGGGGACGGGGTAGACGCGACCCAGCTTCTTGCGCGCCTTGTCGACAGTAAAGAGCCACTCGATGCGGGCGCCCTGACGGTTGCGGGTGCGTTCCCAGGCTGCGAGCTCGCGGCAGAGGACTTCACGGTCCCCGATCCGTCTTTCGAGACACTGCGTCTTCA contains:
- a CDS encoding IS630 family transposase gives rise to the protein KTQCLERRIGDREVLCRELAAWERTRNRQGARIEWLFTVDKARKKLGRVYPVPTQTQHLAA